The following nucleotide sequence is from Triticum dicoccoides isolate Atlit2015 ecotype Zavitan chromosome 7B, WEW_v2.0, whole genome shotgun sequence.
GTAGGCTATAGTGGAGCGCCGCCCGAAGATCCAGCCGCGCCGCAGCCCGCAACTGCGCCAACGCGCGCCCACCGATGCACCTCCAAGCGCCAGACGTGAAAACGCACCCCTCGCGTCCGCGCCCAGCCACCCCTCTGCTGCCGTGCAGCTCCACATGGCGGACGCCTCGTCGCGTCGCCCAACGGCCAGATCCGAGCCGCCCCGGGCCGCCTCGCACCTCGCCCGCGGCGCACCACCCCTGGGCCTCCACGCCGCACGCCGCCTAGAGCCTTCACACCGCACGCCCATGCCTTGCCCATACCCACCGCCGGCAGCAGCCGCCGACGCCAACCCACATCCGCTTCGGGGAAGAAAAGCCCAGCCGCTGAAGCTCACAGCCGAGCTCACGGAATCCGACGCGACCACGCCGCTGaaacagccccgccgccgccgcgccgcccgggcTTTGCCCGGGGAcgccctccggcggcggcgaggggaggtggGAAGGTAGGGAAGGTCTCCGGCGATTGGATCTGGGTCCCCCGGTGCGGCCGCAGGAGCCGCACGGGAGCGATGTCCGTGTGTGTCTTTTTGGTTCTGTTTGGTTCCCTGAATTATTAATCATGCAGCTGAGACTCAGAAACTGTGCATCTTGTTCCTCAAGACACAACAGTGCATCaaacttactccctccgtcccaaaataagtgacgtgGTTTTAGTTTGAACCAAAACCACGTCACTTATTTTGGggccgagggagtactagataaacaGACGGAACATATTTTCAAACGTGGACAAGTTTGCCTCCAGATGTACAAGGCAACTTGAAAATTAAGTCCAGAACAGACCAAAATCATTAAGTGAGTGGTGATTTAAAGGGGGAAAACGAGAACTGCTCACCAATTGATTAAATGGGAGCTTATGTCTTGGGAACTGTAACATTCAAGATCTTCACATCCTGGTACGGCTTGTCATTTTTGTCGGTCTTGACCTTCTCAATTTGCTTTAAACACAAAATGAAATGTTAAGAAGACAATAAATCAAATGAAAAGATAACGTTCAGGCACTAAAGGGAATATGCAAAAGTTTGATACCTGAACAACATCCATCCCTTTCACAACTCTACCAAACACTGTATGTTTGTTATCTAGCCATGGAGTTGCCACAGTGGTGATAAAGAATTGAGAACCATTAGTATTTGGTCCCGCGTTAGCCATTGAAAGTGTAAATGGCCTGTCATGTCTCAAGCTGCAATATGACCAATAAAGTTGTCACTGTAAGCCTCAGGGATAATAGATAATCCATAAAAGGCAGTTCTCTCTTCAACAACAAGGCAGTGTGTACGCCAAAACTGTATTTAGTCGaccataaatatatatttttttaacACCATAAATATATTGTTTTCCCTGAGTAACAAATTTACCGTAATCTAATCGACTAATGTACATTGAGATGTAAAAAAAAAAGACTCATTTTGTGCAAACAAGAAAAATGTGTCATCTGGCTAAAATACCTCTTGTGAAATTCATCTTCAAACTCCCTGCCCCAGATTGATTGCCCACCAGTACCATCCCCCAAAGGATCCCCAGTCTGGACCATGAATCCTTTAATTACGCGATGAAATATGAGATTATCATAATAACCATTTCGGCAGTGAGTAGTGAAATTTTCCACAGTTTTTGGACACTCTTCTGGATACAGTCTCAAGTGAATATCACCCATTGAAGTATGAAACACCTGAAATAGAAAAAGAATTTAACAGATTCAGGCAATGCAAAATAACAGATAGATACTGATTTCACATGCAATCCGGATATTAATGTCATTCACCAAAGGAGTAACAGCCACATCTAAATGTTAAGAAAACATACCAAATTGTCAGGTAGTGATGTCGTAGCAGTCTTCCCTAATTCTGATACAGACAAAAGTTCTTCTGGTGGGGGTTTTTCATTGAAAACATCCCTACCCTTAGTGGCATCTTCAGGCTCTTCAGGTTCTCTACGGCTGTACAGTAATAAGGACGAAAAAGGATGTTAAACTTCCAAGAAATAACATATATGAACAAAGTTCAGAAGAGCCTTCCAAGAAACTAAGTTTAAAACCAGCCAATTAAATATTCTTCTGAAATGATTGAACTGGCATACCTAAAGGTATATATCCGGTGTTTCTTGAAGGCACAACATAATAGAGTAGGGTCTGATAAAGGCTCCTTCGTGTCATTGACATTAGCAGCTATTGAAGGAATTTTCCTAACCTTCTTGTTGCCTTTGTCGCCTTGGTATAGAGCAATTCTCAGAAACCTCTCATTGTTCTCTACCTTCCCCAGGATACGAGGAACCTTATTTGTGTGCAAATTTACAACCTACATATATATGATGTTTAGAAGTCTTACAGAAAGATGTTTCACTTAGTAACTGGTGTAAGATGCCAGACAGAAGTACACATTGCCATTATTCATATACGAGATCAGCAACTAGGAGCAGAACATGATTATTATGTGTGACAAAAGGTCAATGGCTCACCATGAGCAAATATATGTATAAATGTTTTGTCAGAAGAATTATTTAACATCAATGATAAATTTCCTTGAGAATTGTAACCAGAATGTAAAAATAATTACACAACAGAAATGGACTGGTAATGTCGAAGTACATAAAGAACCCAATGTAAAGAAAACAATGGAAAAGGAACGAACGAAGGCATACCTTTATGCCCAAAAGGGTGGCATAAATAAGGAAGTTGCAGCTCTCATCGAATACGGCATTAGGTTGAGGAACATTTTCTGTCTTTTCTATTTCCTTCTCGACAGCCATTCTTCTCCCAAAATCAATAGCATCAAGATGATACAACCGAACATCACTTTTCTGAAGATCTTGTGCCACCTACAAGCAACAATATTCAGTCAAAATTACAAACAAAACATATATACTTGTGATGTGCAAGCATTGGACAGAGGAAGTATCTTACCTCAAGGGACTCATCATACACACGTCTTAATTTACCAGTTTTGAACCAAAATACCCTTATCCTGCGGTCAGGGGATGTGACCACAAATTGAGTGCCATCATTGCTCACCTGGGAAAGACCAGCTCATTAAGTAGAGCTATTCCAGTCATAATTACAATAATAACAGTGATTATCGTTTCTAAAAACTATCAGATTTGATAATGCACTAGACCTATTTAGTTCTTCTTTTCAAAACGATTGGCATCATTTTTGGCCCATTATATTATATTAAGGTATCTATGAAGTGATCTAGCCAACGACTGATGTGATAGGGTGGATATATCTTACAAATTCAGGTGTCTCTATCATTGAAGTGGTAGGCTGGTAAAAAGAAAGAATGCACAATGTGTGGCAGTCTGTGTTATTGTTTGGGAGTATATATTTATTCTGCTGCAAAGCATTCGAAGTCCTTGTTGTGCAATTGTATGCCTAGCTTAAGTAATGAAGAAGCAGTATACGCTAATCACGCAAGGATCACATAAAAAGGTACCTCAATGGCAGACACACTAGTCTTGCATTTTGCAAGTTCAAATAGATTTGTATCTGTTTTTAAACGAAAATTCACCCTGCAAAAAGCAGAT
It contains:
- the LOC119338887 gene encoding peptidyl-prolyl cis-trans isomerase CYP71-like codes for the protein METTSESTANSTVTSATADGGTEREQEHGNGAAAAPAVVQHEEEGEELIGPGPAPARQRQKRPLQFEQAFLDALPSAAMYEKSYMHRDVVTHVAVSPADFFITGSADGHLKFWKKKPSGIEFAKHFRSHLSPIEGLAVSVDGLLCCTISNDRSVKIYDVVNYDMMFMMRLPFVPGAIEWVYRQGDVKPKLAVSDRNTSSVHIYDTHSGSNDPIISKEIHAGPVKIMKYNHAQDVVISADAKGLLEYWSPSTLKFPEDAVNFRLKTDTNLFELAKCKTSVSAIEVSNDGTQFVVTSPDRRIRVFWFKTGKLRRVYDESLEVAQDLQKSDVRLYHLDAIDFGRRMAVEKEIEKTENVPQPNAVFDESCNFLIYATLLGIKVVNLHTNKVPRILGKVENNERFLRIALYQGDKGNKKVRKIPSIAANVNDTKEPLSDPTLLCCAFKKHRIYTFSRREPEEPEDATKGRDVFNEKPPPEELLSVSELGKTATTSLPDNLVFHTSMGDIHLRLYPEECPKTVENFTTHCRNGYYDNLIFHRVIKGFMVQTGDPLGDGTGGQSIWGREFEDEFHKSLRHDRPFTLSMANAGPNTNGSQFFITTVATPWLDNKHTVFGRVVKGMDVVQQIEKVKTDKNDKPYQDVKILNVTVPKT